In the genome of Hymenobacter taeanensis, one region contains:
- a CDS encoding TVP38/TMEM64 family protein, whose amino-acid sequence MLFLKELFQKNASTLLSMFLLVALPVLGSSSLSYVLYRNQALLEQLTPGQSIFYFVVIAFTMAFALTPTTFVALVTGFYLGWPGLPGMVLAYALAAFIGYHIAASLDHGKMLHFLHHFPKADAVMKELKTQSWQLIILTRISPVLPFALMTFVLAVMRVDARRFLVASVIGMLPRSLFFYWLGTKAQDVVALLQDPDTGTMGKLLVIGLVAISLFGLYYLFNRALQRTLSKDAGKK is encoded by the coding sequence ATGTTGTTTCTCAAGGAGCTATTTCAGAAGAACGCTTCCACCCTGCTCTCTATGTTTCTGCTCGTGGCTCTTCCCGTTTTAGGAAGCTCCTCGCTCAGCTATGTGCTCTACCGTAACCAGGCCTTATTAGAGCAACTCACGCCCGGGCAAAGCATTTTCTACTTTGTAGTTATTGCTTTTACTATGGCCTTTGCTCTTACCCCCACCACCTTTGTGGCCTTGGTTACCGGGTTTTACCTGGGGTGGCCTGGGCTGCCCGGCATGGTACTGGCCTACGCCCTGGCGGCCTTCATTGGCTACCACATTGCTGCCTCTCTCGACCATGGCAAGATGCTGCACTTTCTGCACCACTTCCCCAAAGCCGATGCCGTGATGAAAGAGCTGAAAACCCAGAGCTGGCAGCTGATCATCTTAACCCGCATTTCGCCGGTACTCCCCTTTGCGCTCATGACGTTTGTGCTGGCGGTCATGCGCGTTGATGCTCGGCGGTTTTTGGTGGCTTCCGTTATCGGGATGCTACCGCGCAGCTTGTTCTTCTACTGGCTCGGCACCAAAGCCCAGGATGTAGTTGCCCTACTCCAAGACCCCGACACCGGTACCATGGGCAAGCTCTTGGTAATAGGCTTGGTGGCCATTTCGCTGTTTGGCCTTTATTATCTCTTCAACCGCGCTTTGCAACGCACCTTAAGTAAAGACGCAGGAAAAAAATAA
- a CDS encoding beta-galactosidase, with protein MKPTSSFTPPVMGKTLLKIVVLVCLAGGVLFAVVRWGRLFGQEASSGVGAPATLTSNTNEAVEGAGKIPIDPQRWYQLTNAPDGIPALFDGLTNANISRGWGKLLDQYEAYYPLQKGESFVIESVKMYDGEGTGSGAPMVLSIITEAWEQIPIATFTGSEYQQWVGPDPSEPSAYALGQPIRNARYLVITSGSIYPTEIELYGSYKAAKVPAAPSASTLAMQKGVKLRQMFGVNAFEWNLEDGNNPSVVDPARLKGVKYFSGIRHYLDWEKLEPTPDSYTFNPSHNGSWNYDAMYSRLKQEGVEVLVCLKTLPKWLQETYPATERDAENVPASFGKDRKAPASYVEQAKMAFQFAARYGRNPAVARKLVKVSTSPPRWTADPVNEVKTGLGLIRYMECDNERDKWWKGRKAYQTAAEYAANLSAFYDGHKNTLGPGVGVKNADPKMQVVMGGLAAPTPDYVKGMVDWCRQHRGYNADGSVNLCWDVINYHLYSNDARTSQGGEPTRGAAPEVAEAGKVAQAFVQMAHQYAGNMPVWITETGYDLNQGSPLKAIAIGNKSVQETQADWILRTSLLYARWGVERVFLYQLYDDNAQNPTRFGSMGLLNDDKTPRPAAQYISQANKLLGSYTYKQTLHSDPIVDRYELQGRSAYVLVVPDEKGRTVPYTLNLGEAAYAEVYRPALGKETMDKQRVPLTNGKLRLQVTETPVFVLLPGAK; from the coding sequence GTGAAACCCACCTCCTCGTTCACCCCGCCAGTAATGGGCAAAACCCTTCTGAAAATAGTTGTGCTCGTATGCCTTGCTGGGGGTGTGCTCTTTGCCGTAGTGCGCTGGGGGCGCCTGTTTGGGCAAGAGGCAAGTAGCGGCGTAGGAGCTCCGGCCACATTAACCAGCAACACCAACGAAGCCGTAGAGGGCGCCGGGAAAATTCCTATTGATCCGCAACGCTGGTACCAGCTCACAAATGCCCCCGACGGTATCCCGGCCCTGTTTGATGGCCTCACCAACGCCAATATCTCGCGGGGGTGGGGCAAGCTGCTTGATCAGTATGAAGCATATTACCCACTGCAGAAGGGGGAGTCGTTTGTAATTGAAAGCGTGAAGATGTACGATGGAGAAGGCACCGGCTCTGGGGCCCCCATGGTCTTATCTATTATTACCGAAGCCTGGGAGCAGATTCCAATTGCAACATTTACGGGCAGCGAGTACCAGCAGTGGGTAGGCCCCGACCCAAGTGAGCCATCAGCTTATGCGCTGGGGCAGCCTATTCGTAATGCGCGCTACCTGGTTATTACATCAGGCAGCATATATCCCACCGAGATTGAGCTGTATGGCTCCTACAAAGCCGCCAAAGTGCCGGCAGCCCCTAGCGCCAGCACGCTGGCTATGCAAAAAGGTGTGAAGCTGCGGCAAATGTTTGGGGTGAATGCGTTTGAGTGGAATCTGGAGGACGGTAATAACCCTTCGGTAGTAGACCCGGCCCGGCTGAAAGGGGTGAAATATTTCAGCGGCATTCGGCATTATCTCGATTGGGAAAAGCTAGAGCCCACGCCAGATAGCTACACGTTTAATCCCTCGCACAACGGCAGCTGGAACTATGATGCCATGTATAGCCGGCTCAAGCAGGAAGGCGTGGAGGTGTTGGTATGCCTGAAAACTCTGCCCAAGTGGCTGCAGGAAACCTACCCAGCTACTGAAAGAGACGCCGAAAATGTGCCTGCCTCATTCGGTAAAGACCGTAAGGCCCCCGCATCGTACGTGGAGCAGGCCAAGATGGCGTTTCAGTTTGCCGCCCGCTACGGCCGAAACCCGGCAGTGGCGCGCAAGCTGGTGAAGGTGAGTACCAGCCCGCCCCGCTGGACGGCCGACCCGGTAAACGAAGTCAAGACTGGCCTAGGCCTCATCCGCTACATGGAGTGCGACAACGAGCGCGACAAGTGGTGGAAGGGTCGCAAAGCCTACCAAACAGCCGCCGAATACGCCGCCAACCTCTCGGCGTTTTATGATGGACACAAGAACACGCTGGGCCCTGGAGTAGGCGTGAAAAATGCTGACCCCAAGATGCAGGTGGTGATGGGTGGCCTGGCCGCCCCTACCCCCGACTACGTGAAGGGCATGGTGGACTGGTGCCGGCAGCACCGCGGGTACAATGCCGATGGGAGCGTAAACCTCTGCTGGGACGTGATTAACTACCATCTCTACTCCAACGATGCGCGCACTTCCCAGGGAGGTGAGCCCACGCGCGGTGCAGCGCCCGAGGTAGCAGAAGCAGGAAAGGTGGCCCAGGCCTTTGTGCAGATGGCGCACCAGTACGCCGGCAATATGCCCGTCTGGATTACCGAAACTGGTTATGATCTGAACCAGGGTAGTCCCCTGAAGGCCATTGCCATCGGAAACAAATCAGTGCAGGAGACGCAGGCCGACTGGATACTGCGCACCTCACTGCTGTATGCCCGGTGGGGCGTGGAGCGGGTGTTTCTGTATCAGCTTTATGATGATAATGCCCAGAACCCAACGCGGTTTGGCTCAATGGGCCTGCTCAACGACGACAAAACGCCCCGGCCCGCGGCCCAGTACATCAGCCAGGCCAACAAGCTCCTGGGCAGCTACACCTATAAGCAAACCCTCCACTCCGACCCTATAGTGGACCGGTATGAGCTGCAGGGGCGCTCAGCCTATGTGCTGGTAGTGCCCGATGAGAAGGGGCGCACGGTGCCTTACACCCTCAACCTGGGTGAGGCCGCTTACGCTGAGGTGTACCGGCCGGCCCTCGGGAAAGAAACCATGGACAAACAGCGCGTACCGCTGACCAATGGCAAGCTGAGGTTGCAGGTGACGGAAACACCCGTATTTGTGCTGCTACCAGGCGCCAAATAG
- a CDS encoding DUF1373 domain-containing protein, with protein sequence MMMMRKLYVLMAGLLLGSVPVLAQGEKQPSVSATVTPTALPGEEKLSAQERAERDFLMPVRRKQAAALRAAAHEEATTQPAVETAARALEAVEAPKPEEAEAKPAYHRPTTSSHRTSHSTHRTSSSHRSSSSSKRKPSSSAKKKTTSAKTSTRRRR encoded by the coding sequence ATGATGATGATGCGTAAGCTATATGTGTTGATGGCCGGGCTGCTGTTGGGCAGCGTTCCGGTGCTGGCTCAAGGCGAAAAACAGCCTTCGGTTTCTGCTACCGTTACCCCCACGGCTTTACCTGGGGAAGAAAAGCTCTCAGCCCAAGAGCGAGCCGAGCGCGACTTTTTGATGCCCGTGCGGCGCAAGCAGGCGGCTGCTCTGCGCGCCGCAGCCCATGAAGAAGCTACTACCCAGCCGGCCGTAGAAACTGCAGCCCGTGCCCTAGAAGCAGTTGAGGCTCCTAAGCCTGAAGAAGCAGAGGCCAAACCTGCTTATCACCGCCCTACAACCTCCTCTCACCGCACGAGCCATAGCACGCACAGAACCAGTTCGTCGCACAGGAGCAGCAGTAGCTCAAAGCGCAAACCCAGCAGCTCGGCCAAAAAGAAAACTACCAGCGCCAAAACCAGCACCCGTCGTCGGCGCTAG
- a CDS encoding 2Fe-2S iron-sulfur cluster-binding protein, with product MTDEVRVYVEEAPGHRREVVAPTDMGLSLMEVLKASGYDIQATCGGMALCGTCHIEVLAGPALDEPSDEELYMLESLPVMSQGSRLSCQVRVTPRLDGLVLRLMPQQA from the coding sequence ATGACTGACGAAGTACGCGTATATGTAGAAGAGGCGCCCGGTCATCGGCGCGAGGTAGTAGCGCCCACCGACATGGGCCTGAGCCTGATGGAAGTGCTGAAAGCATCGGGTTACGATATTCAGGCTACCTGCGGCGGTATGGCTTTGTGTGGCACGTGTCACATTGAAGTGCTGGCTGGCCCGGCCCTCGATGAGCCTTCGGATGAGGAACTGTATATGTTGGAAAGCCTGCCCGTAATGAGCCAGGGCAGCCGCCTCTCCTGCCAGGTACGCGTTACGCCGCGCCTCGATGGTTTGGTGCTGCGCCTAATGCCCCAACAGGCCTAG
- a CDS encoding NAD(P)/FAD-dependent oxidoreductase, which yields MNSISTDICIIGAGPVGLFAVFEAGLLKLRCHVVDALPQVGGQLSEIYPKKPIYDIPGFPEVLAGDLVSNLMRQIEPFHPTFTLGERVERFAKLEDGSFQLFTTDGTEILCKAIAIAGGLGSFEPRKPAIENLENYESGKGVYYMVRDPETFRDKRLVIAGGGDSALDWTIFLADVAKEVTLVHRGTTFRGAADSAEKVKHLHDAGKVRLVLSSNVTHVHGPEQLEAVTITPNSGEPETLHVDSFIPLFGLTPKLGPIGEWGLELEDDAVKVNTVDYSTSEPGIFAIGDINTYPGKLKLILCGFHEAALMCQGAFKYINPDKKYVLKYTTVNGVPTL from the coding sequence ATGAATTCCATTTCCACCGATATCTGCATTATCGGGGCCGGCCCGGTGGGGCTGTTCGCCGTATTTGAAGCCGGATTGTTGAAGCTGCGCTGCCACGTGGTAGATGCGCTGCCCCAGGTGGGCGGTCAGCTCTCTGAGATATACCCGAAGAAGCCTATTTATGATATTCCGGGTTTTCCGGAAGTGCTGGCCGGTGATTTGGTAAGCAACCTGATGCGCCAGATTGAGCCCTTTCATCCTACGTTTACGCTAGGTGAGCGGGTAGAGCGCTTTGCCAAGCTCGAGGATGGCTCCTTTCAACTGTTTACTACTGATGGCACCGAGATTCTGTGCAAGGCTATTGCTATTGCAGGTGGCCTAGGCTCGTTTGAGCCCCGCAAGCCGGCCATCGAAAACCTGGAGAACTATGAGAGCGGCAAGGGTGTGTACTACATGGTGCGCGACCCCGAGACGTTCCGTGATAAGCGCTTGGTAATTGCCGGCGGCGGCGACTCAGCCCTCGACTGGACTATTTTCCTGGCTGACGTAGCGAAAGAGGTAACCCTGGTACACCGGGGCACCACCTTCCGCGGCGCCGCCGACTCAGCCGAGAAAGTAAAGCATCTGCATGATGCCGGCAAAGTTCGCCTGGTGCTTTCTTCCAACGTTACGCACGTACACGGCCCCGAGCAACTGGAAGCCGTAACTATCACGCCTAACAGTGGCGAGCCGGAAACGCTGCACGTAGATAGCTTTATCCCGCTGTTTGGCCTTACCCCCAAACTGGGTCCAATTGGTGAGTGGGGCTTGGAGCTGGAAGATGATGCCGTGAAAGTGAATACCGTTGACTACTCTACTTCAGAGCCAGGTATTTTTGCTATCGGCGACATCAACACGTACCCCGGTAAGCTGAAACTCATTCTCTGCGGCTTCCATGAGGCGGCCTTAATGTGCCAAGGTGCCTTCAAATACATCAACCCCGATAAAAAGTACGTGCTCAAGTACACTACGGTAAACGGGGTGCCTACCTTGTAA
- a CDS encoding lipopolysaccharide biosynthesis protein codes for MGNSLTNKIASFLSNKHLMSLTGNMTVQAINIVYFGLLFRYMKVEELGAYVFFNSVLGLADSLRAGFVTTAFMRWYCGAAAKRAAEVMGSTWVISIAITLLFGLLNIGAYLLSYPLANEGLNLFIKWSGLTLLFMLPSFVGMCVLQAEQRFDKLLYLRSMQLGISVLGLFGLILLQKVNVTNVVYTNLFAGAFTSFVTLIAGYTRFGDIRHRSAECMRELAHFGKYSVGSQIGATLFRNSDTFIINFMLGPAALAVYNLAQRFMIIIELLVGSSIATAMPMLSVAYNKHDKAELTSILTKNVGILTWALLPIVGGTILLAEIPIYILGGSKYIGTEAANLLRIFMAMAILFPIDRFTGITLEVINKPRLNLIKVFMMLAINVAGDFAGIYLFKGIYGVAIASFPTILSGFLFGYLLLRKDLSLSLTDMMKVGLVESKAIVAKFLGAFKRVQNA; via the coding sequence ATGGGAAACAGCCTGACCAATAAAATTGCCTCATTCCTGAGCAACAAGCATCTGATGTCGCTTACGGGCAATATGACGGTACAGGCAATTAACATCGTGTACTTCGGCCTGCTCTTTCGCTACATGAAAGTAGAGGAGCTGGGGGCCTACGTGTTCTTTAACTCCGTTCTAGGCCTAGCCGACTCTCTACGCGCGGGCTTTGTAACTACCGCGTTTATGCGCTGGTACTGCGGTGCCGCCGCCAAGCGCGCCGCCGAGGTAATGGGCTCTACCTGGGTTATCAGCATTGCCATTACCCTGCTGTTTGGGCTGCTCAATATTGGGGCCTATCTGCTGAGCTACCCACTGGCCAACGAGGGCCTGAATCTGTTCATTAAATGGTCGGGGTTAACGCTACTGTTCATGCTGCCCTCCTTTGTGGGCATGTGTGTGCTTCAGGCCGAGCAGCGTTTTGATAAGCTGCTGTATCTGCGGTCTATGCAGCTGGGAATATCTGTACTGGGCTTGTTTGGGCTGATTTTGCTGCAGAAAGTAAATGTTACCAATGTTGTCTATACCAACTTATTCGCGGGCGCCTTCACCAGCTTTGTAACCCTCATTGCGGGGTATACCCGCTTCGGCGACATTAGGCACCGCAGCGCAGAGTGCATGAGAGAGCTAGCTCACTTCGGCAAATACAGCGTAGGCAGCCAGATCGGTGCCACGCTGTTCCGCAACTCCGATACGTTTATCATCAACTTCATGCTGGGGCCGGCGGCACTGGCCGTGTATAACCTGGCGCAGCGCTTCATGATTATCATTGAGCTGCTGGTGGGCAGCTCTATTGCCACGGCTATGCCTATGCTTTCAGTGGCCTACAACAAGCACGATAAAGCGGAACTGACAAGCATTCTGACCAAGAACGTAGGCATTCTTACCTGGGCGCTGCTGCCTATAGTGGGAGGCACTATTCTGCTGGCCGAAATTCCTATCTACATTCTGGGCGGCAGCAAGTACATCGGGACGGAGGCGGCCAACCTGCTGCGCATTTTTATGGCCATGGCCATTCTGTTCCCCATCGACCGTTTTACCGGCATCACGCTCGAGGTAATCAACAAGCCCCGCCTTAACCTCATCAAGGTGTTCATGATGCTGGCCATAAACGTAGCCGGCGACTTTGCAGGCATTTACCTGTTTAAGGGAATTTACGGAGTGGCCATTGCCAGCTTCCCCACCATACTTTCGGGCTTCTTATTCGGGTATCTGCTGCTGCGCAAAGACCTTTCACTGTCCTTAACCGATATGATGAAGGTGGGCCTAGTTGAGAGCAAAGCCATAGTTGCTAAGTTCCTGGGGGCCTTTAAGCGCGTCCAGAACGCCTAG
- a CDS encoding DUF2167 domain-containing protein has translation MQDSLHYQTGHVTLPNGVGESNVPKGFRYLDVAQSTKVLTKLWGNPTAENLGMLFPADRGPLDENNWAFVVQYDEMGYVKDDDADDINYDDLLKDMQSDLVATNKERAEAGYGTVTLVGWAAKSFYDKQLNALHWAKELKFNGEDENTLNYNVRAY, from the coding sequence GTGCAAGACTCACTGCACTACCAGACGGGCCACGTTACGCTTCCTAACGGCGTGGGTGAAAGCAACGTCCCGAAAGGTTTTCGCTATCTTGATGTAGCCCAAAGCACTAAGGTTCTGACTAAGCTGTGGGGCAACCCTACCGCCGAAAACCTGGGCATGCTCTTCCCCGCCGACCGTGGTCCGCTGGATGAAAACAACTGGGCCTTTGTGGTGCAGTACGATGAGATGGGCTACGTGAAGGATGATGACGCCGACGATATCAACTACGACGACCTGCTCAAGGATATGCAGTCGGATTTGGTAGCGACCAACAAAGAGCGCGCTGAGGCCGGCTATGGCACTGTAACTCTGGTGGGCTGGGCTGCCAAATCATTCTACGACAAGCAGCTCAATGCCCTACACTGGGCTAAGGAGCTGAAGTTTAACGGCGAAGACGAAAACACCCTGAATTATAATGTGCGCGCCTACTAG
- a CDS encoding cystathionine gamma-synthase: MKFGTKAIHAGVHPDPETGAIMTPIYQTSTYVQRSPGDHKGFEYSRTHNPTRTQLQDALAALDNGKHGLAFASGMAAIDCIVKLLQPGDEVISTNDLYGGSYRLFTKVFANYGIKFHFVSMHDMTQVEAVANERTKLIWVETPTNPLLNIIDIEAAAAVAKKVGALLVVDNTFSTPYLQTPLDLGADMVMYSLTKYMGGHSDVVMGAIVVKDDELHERLRFLQNACGGTPGPQDCFLVLRGLKTLHVRMQRHCENGRAVAEFLKSHPKVGKVYWPGFPDHPNHEVAAKQMRGFGGMISFVLEGDRKEDAIAVLEKFELFSLAESLGGVESLSGHPATMTHASIPAEERRKAGLSDSLIRLSVGIEDAEDLIEDLKQAIG; this comes from the coding sequence ATGAAATTCGGAACCAAAGCCATTCACGCCGGTGTGCATCCTGACCCCGAAACTGGGGCCATCATGACGCCCATCTATCAGACCTCAACCTATGTGCAACGCTCGCCCGGCGACCACAAAGGCTTTGAATACTCCCGTACCCACAACCCCACCCGCACCCAGCTGCAGGATGCGCTGGCGGCCCTGGATAATGGTAAGCACGGCCTGGCCTTTGCCTCCGGTATGGCTGCCATCGACTGCATTGTGAAGCTGCTGCAGCCCGGCGATGAAGTAATTTCCACTAACGACCTGTATGGGGGCAGCTACCGCCTTTTCACGAAGGTGTTTGCCAATTACGGCATCAAGTTCCATTTCGTATCCATGCACGATATGACGCAGGTGGAGGCCGTAGCCAATGAGCGCACCAAGCTTATCTGGGTAGAAACGCCCACCAACCCGCTGCTGAACATTATTGATATTGAAGCGGCGGCGGCAGTAGCCAAAAAGGTAGGTGCCCTACTGGTGGTGGATAACACCTTCTCTACGCCGTATCTGCAAACCCCACTTGATTTGGGCGCTGATATGGTGATGTACTCGCTCACCAAATATATGGGCGGCCACTCTGATGTGGTGATGGGCGCCATTGTGGTGAAAGATGATGAGCTGCACGAGCGGTTGCGCTTCCTGCAGAATGCCTGCGGTGGTACGCCCGGTCCTCAGGATTGCTTCCTGGTGCTGCGAGGCCTGAAAACGCTGCACGTGCGCATGCAGCGCCACTGTGAGAATGGCCGTGCCGTAGCTGAGTTCCTCAAGAGCCACCCCAAAGTAGGTAAAGTGTACTGGCCTGGCTTCCCCGATCATCCGAACCATGAAGTGGCAGCCAAGCAAATGCGTGGCTTTGGCGGCATGATTTCCTTTGTGCTCGAGGGCGACCGGAAAGAGGATGCCATTGCGGTGCTGGAGAAGTTTGAGCTGTTCTCGCTGGCCGAGAGCCTTGGAGGTGTAGAGAGCCTCTCGGGGCACCCCGCCACCATGACCCACGCCAGCATTCCGGCCGAGGAGCGCCGCAAGGCAGGCTTGTCTGATTCGTTGATACGCTTGAGTGTAGGCATTGAGGATGCCGAAGACCTAATAGAAGACCTCAAGCAGGCCATTGGCTAA
- a CDS encoding SGNH/GDSL hydrolase family protein yields the protein MPTAPLPMRFLLLLSMLLSFGCGQHTSDPAPSNSTTMPTPPAPMSAAVSFLSLGDSYTIGQSVSEADRWSVQLAQLGQAEGLAKPDIIARTGWTTAELQAAIKAANVQQTYGLVSLLIGVNNQFRGQPLTTYRTEFRELLQTAIRFAGNRPGRVLVLSIPDWGQTPYARGYDQARIGTEIDQFNAVAQQECQEAKVAYVNITDLTRAAANDPTQFAPDGLHYSGKQMQQWADRALPVVRTLLR from the coding sequence ATGCCTACTGCTCCCCTGCCCATGCGCTTCCTTCTGCTTCTATCCATGCTGCTCAGCTTCGGCTGCGGGCAGCATACCTCCGACCCGGCCCCGAGTAATAGTACTACAATGCCCACGCCGCCGGCGCCTATGAGCGCGGCAGTGAGCTTCCTCTCCCTCGGCGACTCGTACACCATTGGGCAAAGCGTGAGTGAAGCCGACCGCTGGAGTGTGCAGCTGGCTCAGCTAGGCCAGGCTGAGGGGCTGGCAAAGCCGGATATCATTGCCCGCACCGGGTGGACCACGGCAGAGCTACAGGCTGCCATTAAAGCTGCCAACGTTCAGCAGACCTACGGCCTGGTTTCCTTGCTGATTGGGGTAAACAATCAGTTTCGAGGACAACCCCTGACGACGTACCGCACGGAGTTTCGGGAGCTGCTGCAAACGGCTATTCGCTTTGCTGGTAACCGCCCGGGCCGGGTACTGGTACTGTCCATCCCGGATTGGGGCCAGACGCCTTATGCCCGCGGTTACGACCAAGCCCGCATTGGCACCGAAATAGACCAGTTTAATGCCGTAGCGCAGCAGGAGTGCCAAGAAGCCAAAGTGGCCTACGTCAACATCACCGACCTTACCCGCGCCGCCGCTAACGACCCCACGCAGTTTGCCCCCGATGGCCTTCACTACTCCGGTAAACAAATGCAGCAGTGGGCTGATAGGGCGCTGCCTGTGGTGCGCACGTTGCTGCGCTAA
- a CDS encoding DUF2167 domain-containing protein, translated as MLNAVGTPNQLAEVRSSIPGVMQGVSFSKGLRYTDFDPKLGEMAAYGTGGLIAGKVLAKVGFFALILKFWRILLALLAAAWTAIRRFFGAKSPRDKAAQPALAGGPAPDTEPEA; from the coding sequence GTGCTGAATGCGGTAGGCACACCCAACCAGCTAGCGGAAGTTCGGAGCAGTATTCCGGGGGTTATGCAGGGCGTGAGCTTCAGCAAGGGCCTCCGCTACACCGACTTCGACCCCAAACTGGGTGAAATGGCTGCGTATGGCACTGGTGGCCTGATTGCCGGTAAGGTTCTGGCGAAAGTGGGCTTCTTTGCCCTGATTCTGAAGTTTTGGAGAATTCTGCTGGCGCTGCTGGCAGCGGCCTGGACGGCCATTCGCCGCTTCTTTGGGGCCAAAAGCCCCAGGGATAAGGCTGCACAGCCAGCCCTGGCAGGCGGCCCCGCCCCCGATACTGAACCCGAAGCGTAG